The following coding sequences lie in one Heliangelus exortis chromosome 6, bHelExo1.hap1, whole genome shotgun sequence genomic window:
- the RBM43 gene encoding RNA-binding protein 43 isoform X1 has product MASGEADKSARRIVVTGVPHGLLHHDVMTDILIIHFQKSRNNGGDVEEVKYPTEKKGVAYVTFEDQAVVESVLKKDQHLLEDQRLSRSYPLTVTRYCGNVFSSVTSLLNMSVFKDHLVLEELIQELQKKSTDLSFGPLQPNGIISVQGSFPAIQSLRDFLFLKAKSLSEKEQRGDQESHQRPQQHRLSREPKHPSQDGEKQVVVLDADTYYYMKCFYPKIFQINADVVISDTTDGDVTTVCIESRSGAGQALRVREQIESQYIELHQVLRKERIYFEKSTRDEKKRYTAVCKTLKSLHPSVLPIFYNTHLDIIGTSSEIFKFTEEMISKIQKLSQAR; this is encoded by the exons ATG GCATCAGGAGAAGCTGATAAATCAGCAAGGAGGATTGTTGTCACTGGTGTCCCACATGGCCTTCTGCACCATGATGTCATGACTGACATCCTGATAATTCACTTCCAAAAGTCGAGGAATAATGGTGGAGATGTGGAAGAAGTGAAGTATCcaacagagaagaaaggagtTGCCTATGTAACTTTTGAAGACCAAGCAG TTGTAGAGAGTGTCCTAAAGAAGGATCAGCATCTACTGGAGGACCAGAGGCTGTCCAGATCCTATCCCCTGACAGTAACTCGTTACTGTGGAAAT GTCTTCAGCTCTGTCACATCTCTCCTCAACATGTCTGTTTTCAAAGACCACTTGGTTTTAGAAGAGCTGATCCAAGAGCTTCAGAAGAAGAGCACAGATCTGAGCTTTGGCCCTTTGCAGCCCAATGGGATTATTTCTGTTCAAGGGTCATTTCCAGCAATCCAATCCCTCAGAGACTTTCTCTTCCTTAAAGCAAAATCCCTGTCAGAGAAGGAGCAAAGAGGAGACCAAGAGTCCCACCAGAGgccacagcagcacagacttAGCAGGGAGCCAAAGCATCCCAGTCAGGATGGGGAAAAACAAGTGGTGGTTCTGGACGCAGACACCTACTACTACATGAAGTGCTTTTACCCCAAGATATTCCAAATAAATGCTGATGTTGTGATTTCTGACACCACTGATGGTGATGTAACTACAGTCTGCATTGAGAGCAGGTCTGGTGCTGGACAGGCATTGAGGGTCAGAGAGCAAATTGAAAGTCAGTATATAGAGCTCCACCAGGTTTTACGTAAGGAAAGGATCTACTTTGAGAAGAGCACCAGAGATGAAAAGAAGAGATACACAGCAGTGTGTAAAACCCTCAAATCCCTCCACCCTTCTGTTTTGCCCATTTTTTATAATACTCACCTTGATATTATAGGCACTTcttcagagatttttaaatttacagagGAGATGATCAGTAAGATTCAGAAGCTGTCTCAGGCCAGGTAG
- the RBM43 gene encoding RNA-binding protein 43 isoform X2 produces the protein MTDILIIHFQKSRNNGGDVEEVKYPTEKKGVAYVTFEDQAVVESVLKKDQHLLEDQRLSRSYPLTVTRYCGNVFSSVTSLLNMSVFKDHLVLEELIQELQKKSTDLSFGPLQPNGIISVQGSFPAIQSLRDFLFLKAKSLSEKEQRGDQESHQRPQQHRLSREPKHPSQDGEKQVVVLDADTYYYMKCFYPKIFQINADVVISDTTDGDVTTVCIESRSGAGQALRVREQIESQYIELHQVLRKERIYFEKSTRDEKKRYTAVCKTLKSLHPSVLPIFYNTHLDIIGTSSEIFKFTEEMISKIQKLSQAR, from the exons ATGACTGACATCCTGATAATTCACTTCCAAAAGTCGAGGAATAATGGTGGAGATGTGGAAGAAGTGAAGTATCcaacagagaagaaaggagtTGCCTATGTAACTTTTGAAGACCAAGCAG TTGTAGAGAGTGTCCTAAAGAAGGATCAGCATCTACTGGAGGACCAGAGGCTGTCCAGATCCTATCCCCTGACAGTAACTCGTTACTGTGGAAAT GTCTTCAGCTCTGTCACATCTCTCCTCAACATGTCTGTTTTCAAAGACCACTTGGTTTTAGAAGAGCTGATCCAAGAGCTTCAGAAGAAGAGCACAGATCTGAGCTTTGGCCCTTTGCAGCCCAATGGGATTATTTCTGTTCAAGGGTCATTTCCAGCAATCCAATCCCTCAGAGACTTTCTCTTCCTTAAAGCAAAATCCCTGTCAGAGAAGGAGCAAAGAGGAGACCAAGAGTCCCACCAGAGgccacagcagcacagacttAGCAGGGAGCCAAAGCATCCCAGTCAGGATGGGGAAAAACAAGTGGTGGTTCTGGACGCAGACACCTACTACTACATGAAGTGCTTTTACCCCAAGATATTCCAAATAAATGCTGATGTTGTGATTTCTGACACCACTGATGGTGATGTAACTACAGTCTGCATTGAGAGCAGGTCTGGTGCTGGACAGGCATTGAGGGTCAGAGAGCAAATTGAAAGTCAGTATATAGAGCTCCACCAGGTTTTACGTAAGGAAAGGATCTACTTTGAGAAGAGCACCAGAGATGAAAAGAAGAGATACACAGCAGTGTGTAAAACCCTCAAATCCCTCCACCCTTCTGTTTTGCCCATTTTTTATAATACTCACCTTGATATTATAGGCACTTcttcagagatttttaaatttacagagGAGATGATCAGTAAGATTCAGAAGCTGTCTCAGGCCAGGTAG